A genomic segment from Rhodospirillaceae bacterium encodes:
- a CDS encoding aminotransferase class III-fold pyridoxal phosphate-dependent enzyme: MSNTPKRALAAFTGGISNGEYGLEAADIVAMERGQGCHLWDTSGREYLDFSMAWGSCLVGHARPEVVEAVTRQAPLGSNFAFLNAQVMELAEEIQSVSPAAERLRFCASGTEATMYCQRVARGYTGRRKILKFEGAYHGANETGVTSLFPNKMLDFPTPELTSAGTPHVADLLLVAPYNDLETTRAIIEEHKADIAAVIMEPLQRCTPPLEDFLEGVRALCTDNDILLIFDEVVTGFRLAYGGAQEYYGVIPDLIAYGKAMGGGYPIGAFGGRAEVMEMVNEQRIGGNDYVWMASTLGGNPVSCAAALAALSVYRQPGTYERLHQLGRTLRSGMADILEKRQIIGQIIGDGPLAQVVFTDAPAINYRGTFKGDKKLARATMLALFRKAVFLNPMGTKLYLSIAHDEAVIDEFLGRFDEALGEAAASV; this comes from the coding sequence ATGAGCAACACCCCCAAGCGCGCACTGGCGGCTTTTACCGGCGGTATTTCCAATGGCGAGTATGGTCTTGAGGCGGCTGATATCGTCGCCATGGAGCGTGGTCAGGGGTGTCATTTGTGGGACACGTCGGGCCGCGAGTATCTGGATTTTTCCATGGCCTGGGGCTCCTGTCTGGTTGGTCACGCCCGGCCAGAGGTCGTAGAAGCAGTCACCCGACAAGCACCGCTGGGTTCCAACTTCGCCTTTCTCAACGCACAGGTCATGGAGTTGGCCGAGGAAATTCAGTCCGTTAGTCCTGCCGCCGAACGCTTACGCTTTTGCGCTTCGGGCACGGAAGCCACCATGTACTGCCAACGGGTTGCACGCGGCTATACGGGCAGGCGCAAAATCCTGAAGTTCGAGGGAGCCTACCACGGCGCCAACGAGACCGGTGTGACCAGCCTGTTCCCTAACAAAATGCTCGATTTTCCGACCCCGGAACTGACCAGCGCCGGCACCCCGCACGTTGCCGACCTGTTGCTTGTCGCCCCTTACAACGATCTGGAAACGACGCGCGCCATTATCGAAGAGCACAAGGCCGACATCGCCGCCGTCATCATGGAACCCCTGCAACGTTGCACACCACCACTGGAGGATTTCCTTGAAGGCGTGCGAGCCCTTTGTACGGATAACGACATCCTGTTGATTTTTGATGAAGTGGTGACAGGTTTCAGGCTCGCCTACGGCGGCGCCCAGGAATATTACGGCGTCATCCCGGACCTGATCGCCTACGGCAAGGCGATGGGTGGCGGCTATCCGATTGGCGCTTTTGGCGGTCGGGCGGAGGTCATGGAGATGGTCAACGAGCAGCGCATCGGCGGTAATGACTATGTGTGGATGGCCTCGACACTGGGCGGAAATCCCGTCTCGTGCGCCGCCGCCCTGGCTGCCTTGTCGGTCTACAGGCAACCAGGAACATACGAGCGCCTGCATCAGCTGGGGCGGACCTTACGAAGCGGCATGGCTGATATTCTTGAGAAGCGACAAATCATCGGCCAGATCATCGGCGACGGGCCACTGGCACAGGTGGTGTTCACGGACGCCCCGGCTATCAACTACCGGGGCACCTTCAAGGGCGACAAGAAACTGGCCCGGGCGACCATGCTGGCGCTGTTCAGAAAAGCCGTGTTCCTGAACCCCATGGGCACCAAGCTCTACCTGTCCATCGCCCACGACGAGGCGGTGATAGATGAGTTTCTGGGGCGATTTGACGAGGCTTTGGGCGAGGCTGCGGCCAGTGTTTGA
- the recA gene encoding recombinase RecA, whose product MANPELKIVEKDNMNKDKALDAALGQIERAFGKGSVMRLGQRETVETEVISSGSISLDIALGIGGLPRGRVIEVYGPESSGKTTLALHAVAEAQKVGGTCAFIDAEHALDPVYAKKLGVNIDELLISQPDGGEQALEITDTLVRSGAVDVLVIDSVAALVPRAELEGEMGDHHVGLQARLMSQALRKLTGSVAKSNTMVIFINQIRMKIGVMFGNPETTTGGNALKFYSSIRMEIRRIGAIKDRDEVVGNQTRIKVVKNKLAPPFKMIEFDIMYGEGFSKTGELIDLGVKAGIIEKSGSWFSYGSERIGQGRENAKTYMKEHPEAANAIEEAIRRESGLISEAMLEDPGNNTDDEDDADGPTDILPEAGE is encoded by the coding sequence ATGGCAAATCCGGAACTGAAGATCGTTGAGAAGGATAATATGAATAAGGACAAGGCGCTTGACGCCGCCCTCGGCCAGATCGAGCGGGCTTTCGGCAAGGGCTCGGTCATGCGTCTGGGCCAACGTGAAACGGTTGAGACGGAAGTGATCTCTTCGGGTTCCATCAGCCTGGATATCGCTCTTGGCATTGGCGGCTTGCCGCGCGGGCGGGTGATCGAGGTTTATGGCCCCGAAAGCTCCGGCAAGACGACCCTGGCCCTGCATGCCGTTGCCGAGGCCCAGAAAGTCGGCGGCACCTGCGCCTTTATCGATGCCGAACATGCTCTCGACCCGGTATACGCCAAGAAACTGGGCGTCAATATTGATGAGCTGCTGATCTCGCAGCCTGACGGCGGTGAACAGGCCCTGGAAATCACTGATACGCTGGTTCGCTCCGGCGCTGTTGATGTGCTGGTTATCGATTCGGTCGCCGCCCTGGTCCCCCGGGCCGAACTGGAAGGCGAGATGGGCGACCATCATGTCGGCCTGCAGGCGCGGCTAATGAGCCAAGCCTTGCGCAAGCTGACAGGTTCGGTCGCCAAGTCCAACACCATGGTTATCTTCATCAACCAGATCCGCATGAAGATTGGCGTCATGTTCGGCAACCCGGAAACCACCACCGGTGGCAACGCGCTGAAGTTTTATTCATCCATCCGCATGGAAATCCGCCGTATCGGCGCCATCAAGGACCGTGACGAGGTGGTCGGCAACCAGACCCGCATCAAGGTCGTCAAAAACAAGCTGGCGCCGCCTTTCAAGATGATCGAATTCGACATCATGTACGGCGAAGGTTTCTCGAAAACCGGCGAGCTCATCGACCTTGGCGTCAAGGCCGGGATTATCGAAAAATCCGGCTCCTGGTTCTCTTACGGATCGGAGCGTATCGGTCAGGGCCGCGAAAACGCCAAGACCTATATGAAAGAGCACCCGGAAGCCGCGAACGCCATTGAAGAGGCGATCCGCCGGGAATCGGGCCTGATTTCCGAAGCCATGCTGGAAGACCCCGGCAACAACACCGATGATGAGGATGACGCGGACGGCCCCACCGACATCCTGCCAGAAGCTGGCGAGTAG